Proteins co-encoded in one Sebastes fasciatus isolate fSebFas1 chromosome 11, fSebFas1.pri, whole genome shotgun sequence genomic window:
- the LOC141777643 gene encoding uncharacterized protein LOC141777643 — MENCGFQSQLLSVMEVLAKAAVAEIDRRVGDSCAVLRLEVSQSRRDIDLLKRKSEVMEAELRRGRMRARRKVFYPPAAERFSPLVRVVLNKERHSTGWDAEAPHQPQQCADVEPANEAEHMLIKEECAEEDMWKNDSEDKLISEAEQPPCFDASQPAQTDSFVEHYQSGENPADPGSLVSPADGYSAFPEQQLNRHQTEAELVVKHENEEEPDENAAPLDSDLKFATEEGDGQLWSANLCRDAADPSFSCAEQQFEPLPSVFPSQSGMHLEDTVPRIHSVGKSHSVMVSAARARRRARTFGCKRPQPDEGHSALSQINTMGQCSIPQQSQHQYSDSPQAMNPNEDLSPPNPAVSSFCGHSRSGSFGLARRMRTPWRSGVGEKRFSCTYCDKSFMRFSQLKEHLRSHTGEKPFSCLQCGRSFTKQCNLIRHAVVHSGEKPYECSLCGKCFTQRSSLKSHQKTAH; from the exons ATGGAGAACTGCGGCTTCCAGAGCCAGCTGCTGTCCGTCATGGAGGTCCTGGCCAAGGCGGCCGTGGCGGAGATCGACCGGCGTGTGGGTGACAGCTGCGCGGTGCTCCGCCTGGAGGTGAGCCAGAGCCGGCGGGACATCGACCTGCTGAAGAGGAAGAGCGAGGTGATGGAGGCAGAGCTGAGGAGGGGCAGGATGAGAGCCAGGAGGAAAG tGTTTTATCCTCCAGCAGCAGAAAGGTTCTCTCCTCTAGTCAGAGTAGTGTTGAACAAAGAGAGACACAGCACAGGTTGGGATGCTGAGGCTCCACATCAACCCCAGCAG TGTGCAGACGTGGAGCCTGCTAATGAAGCTGAACACATGCTGATCAAAGAGGAGTGTGCAGAGGAGGACATGTGGAAGAACGACTCCGAGGACAAACTGA TCTCTGAAGCCGAGCAGCCGCCATGCTTCGACGCCTCACAACCCGCCCAGACTGACAGCTTCGTGGAGCATTACCAATCCGGTGAGAACCCAGCCGACCCGGGATCTCTGGTTTCCCCGGCAGACGGCTACAGCGCTTTCCCAGAGCAGCAGCTGAACAGACACCAAACCGAGGCAGAGCTCGTAGTGAAACACGAGAACGAGGAAGAGCCCGACGAGAATGCAGCCCCTCTCGATTCAGACCTCAAGTTTGCGACGGAGGAAGGTGACGGACAGCTGTGGTCGGCCAATCTGTGCAGAGACGCTGCTGATCCAAGCTTCTCGTGTGCTGAGCAACAGTTTGAGCCGCTTCCCTCTGTGTTCCCGTCTCAGAGTGGGATGCATTTGGAAGACACGGTGCCTCGAATTCACTCGGTAGGGAAATCCCATTCAGTCATGGTGAGCGCGGCACGAGCGAGAAGACGAGCCAGAACGTTTGGATGTAAGCGACCACAGCCAGATGAAGGACACAGTGCGTTATCTCAGATCAACACCATGGGTCAGTGCTCGATTCCTCAGCAATCACAGCATCAATACAGCGATTCTCCTCAAGCGATGAACCCAAACGAGGATTTGTCACCGCCGAACCCAGCCGTCTCTTCTTTCTGCGGACACAGCCGCAGCGGCAGCTTCGGCCTAGCGAGGAGGATGAGGACGCCCTGGAGGTCCGGCGTCGGCGAGAAGAGGTTCAGCTGCACGTACTGCGACAAAAGCTTCATGAGGTTCAGTCAGCTCAAAGAGCACCTGAGGAGTCACACGGGGGAGAAGCCGTTCAGCTGCCTGCAGTGCGGCCGTAGCTTCACCAAACAGTGTAACCTCATCAGACACGCGGTGGTCCACAGCGGAGAGAAGCCCTACGAGTGCTCGCTGTGTGGGAAGTGCTTCACCCAGCGCTCCAGCCTCAAGTCGCATCAGAAGACAGCACACTGA